Proteins encoded in a region of the Equus asinus isolate D_3611 breed Donkey chromosome X, EquAss-T2T_v2, whole genome shotgun sequence genome:
- the PLCXD1 gene encoding PI-PLC X domain-containing protein 1 isoform X2, translated as MGTRVSGKGARCWPEGRRGPRGNRPTPAPSPAHPGHGLRAAALPARLVLRDCWAPSCGVITGVAGTRVGRAGVEGVRWNVREPHSQLCHNGHLRPRGTGAGHSSAGGAHNAGSLGAGPSVLVPQSWVLRAGPSVLGLWVLGGRPGLLSPEGLPPGGGGGPSRGHRRAGSGLRGVGCRDGEDRAASPVEDGRCPTRGAPTHSSVRPGVSAAALGWRPGRTRRVRVALGAPAVAAELTGVRPQALDVTKQLDAGVRYLDLRVAHVPEGSRRNLHFVHFVYTTALVEDTLTEISEWLERHPREVVILACRDFEGLTEELHEYLVACVRNIFGDMLCPRGEVPTLRQLWARGQQVLLSYEDERMLSRHRELWPGLPYWWADQAKPTELVRYLEHMKSCGRPGGLFVAGINLTENLEYVLVHPAGSLRKMTLPHLAYLTAWVREQSPGPGARCTNVIAGDFVGADSFISDVIRLNEKLLPC; from the exons ATGGGCACCAGGGTGTCAGGAAAGGGAGCCAGGTGCTGGCCGGAAGGAAGGCGGGGCCCAAGGGGGAACCGGCcgaccccagccccctcccccgcccaccCGGGCCACGGGCTCCGAGCGGCCGCCCTTCCAGCTCGGCTTGTCCTGCGTGATTGCTGGGCTCCCAGCTGCGGTGTCATCACTGGGGTGGCCGGAACCCGTGTGGGACGCGCAGGGGTGGAGGGCGTGCGCTGGAATGTCAGGGAACCACATTCCCAATTGTGTCACAACGGCCACCTCAGGCCCCGCGGGACGGGAGCAGGTCACAGCAGCGCGGGGGGTGCTCACAACGCTGGGTCCCTCGGAGCGGGTCCCTCGGTGCTGGTGCCTCAGAGCTGGGTCCTCAGAGCGGGTCCCTCGGTGCTGGGTCTCTGGGTGCTGGGAGGCCGGCCCGGGCTGCTGAGCCCCGAGGGGCTTCCcccgggaggagggggcgggcCCTCGCGGGGACATCGGAGAGCGGGGTCAGGGCTGAGGGGCGTTGGCTGCAGGGATGGGGAGGACCGAGCGGCTTCCCCGGTGGAGGACGGGCGCTGCCCGACCCGCGGGGCACCGACACACAGCTCGGTCCGACCCGGGGTCAGCGCTGCGGCCCTGGGGTGGCGTCCCGGCCGCACGAGGCGGGTGCGAGTCGCGCTGGGAGCTCCGGCCGTGGCGGCAGAGCTGACGGGCGTCCGTCCGCAGGCGCTGGACGTCACGAAGCAGCTGGACGCGGGCGTGCGCTACCTGGACCTGCGCGTGGCGCACGTGCCCGAGGGCTCCCGGAGGAACCTGCACTTCGTGCACTTCGTCTACACCACGGCGCTGGTGGAG GACACGCTCACCGAGATCTCGGAGTGGCTGGAGAGACACCCGCGCGAGGTGGTCATCCTGGCCTGCAGGGACTTCGAGGGGCTGACGGAGGAGCTGCACGAGTACCTGGTCGCCTGCGTCAGGAACATCTTCGGGGACATGCTGTGTCCGCGAGGG GAGGTGCCGACGCTGCGTCAGCTGTGGGCGCGGGGCCAGCAGGTCCTCCTGTCGTACGAGGACGAGCGCATGCTGAGCCGGCACCGCGAGCTGTGGCCGGGGCTCCCCTACTGGTGGGCCGACCAGGCAAAGCCCACGGAGCTGGTGCGCTACCTGGAGCACATGAAGAGCTGCGGCCGCCCAG GCGGGCTGTTCGTGGCGGGCATCAACCTGACAGAGAACCTGGAGTACGTCCTTGTGCACCCAGCCGGGTCCCTCAGGAAGATGACGCTCCCGCACCTGGCCTACCTGACCGCCTGGGTCCGCGAGCAGAGCCCCGGGCCGGGTGCGCGCTGCACCAACGTCATCGCGGGCGACTTTGTGGGTGCGGACAGCTTCATCAGCGACGTCATCCGGCTCAACGAGAAGCTGCTCCCGTGCTGA
- the PLCXD1 gene encoding PI-PLC X domain-containing protein 1 isoform X1 yields MGTRVSGKGARCWPEGRRGPRGNRPTPAPSPAHPGHGLRAAALPARLVLRDCWAPSCGVITGVAGTRVGRAGVEGVRWNVREPHSQLCHNGHLRPRGTGAGHSSAGGAHNAGSLGAGPSVLVPQSWVLRAGPSVLGLWVLGGRPGLLSPEGLPPGGGGGPSRGHRRAGSGLRGVGCRDGEDRAASPVEDGRCPTRGAPTHSSVRPGVSAAALGWRPGRTRRVRVALGAPAVAAELTGVRPQALDVTKQLDAGVRYLDLRVAHVPEGSRRNLHFVHFVYTTALVEDTLTEISEWLERHPREVVILACRDFEGLTEELHEYLVACVRNIFGDMLCPRGVPISPSGGADAASAVGAGPAGPPVVRGRAHAEPAPRAVAGAPLLVGRPGKAHGAGALPGAHEELRPPRRAVRGGHQPDREPGVRPCAPSRVPQEDDAPAPGLPDRLGPRAEPRAGCALHQRHRGRLCGCGQLHQRRHPAQREAAPVLTVSFPQLVKRVPPRFALCLPFYGRLGCTWGGERSLGSRGQSLNLLLTQGVPTGGAWPHCPSACIWGGFHEHADDWS; encoded by the exons ATGGGCACCAGGGTGTCAGGAAAGGGAGCCAGGTGCTGGCCGGAAGGAAGGCGGGGCCCAAGGGGGAACCGGCcgaccccagccccctcccccgcccaccCGGGCCACGGGCTCCGAGCGGCCGCCCTTCCAGCTCGGCTTGTCCTGCGTGATTGCTGGGCTCCCAGCTGCGGTGTCATCACTGGGGTGGCCGGAACCCGTGTGGGACGCGCAGGGGTGGAGGGCGTGCGCTGGAATGTCAGGGAACCACATTCCCAATTGTGTCACAACGGCCACCTCAGGCCCCGCGGGACGGGAGCAGGTCACAGCAGCGCGGGGGGTGCTCACAACGCTGGGTCCCTCGGAGCGGGTCCCTCGGTGCTGGTGCCTCAGAGCTGGGTCCTCAGAGCGGGTCCCTCGGTGCTGGGTCTCTGGGTGCTGGGAGGCCGGCCCGGGCTGCTGAGCCCCGAGGGGCTTCCcccgggaggagggggcgggcCCTCGCGGGGACATCGGAGAGCGGGGTCAGGGCTGAGGGGCGTTGGCTGCAGGGATGGGGAGGACCGAGCGGCTTCCCCGGTGGAGGACGGGCGCTGCCCGACCCGCGGGGCACCGACACACAGCTCGGTCCGACCCGGGGTCAGCGCTGCGGCCCTGGGGTGGCGTCCCGGCCGCACGAGGCGGGTGCGAGTCGCGCTGGGAGCTCCGGCCGTGGCGGCAGAGCTGACGGGCGTCCGTCCGCAGGCGCTGGACGTCACGAAGCAGCTGGACGCGGGCGTGCGCTACCTGGACCTGCGCGTGGCGCACGTGCCCGAGGGCTCCCGGAGGAACCTGCACTTCGTGCACTTCGTCTACACCACGGCGCTGGTGGAG GACACGCTCACCGAGATCTCGGAGTGGCTGGAGAGACACCCGCGCGAGGTGGTCATCCTGGCCTGCAGGGACTTCGAGGGGCTGACGGAGGAGCTGCACGAGTACCTGGTCGCCTGCGTCAGGAACATCTTCGGGGACATGCTGTGTCCGCGAGGG GTCCCTATCTCCCCCTCAGGAGGTGCCGACGCTGCGTCAGCTGTGGGCGCGGGGCCAGCAGGTCCTCCTGTCGTACGAGGACGAGCGCATGCTGAGCCGGCACCGCGAGCTGTGGCCGGGGCTCCCCTACTGGTGGGCCGACCAGGCAAAGCCCACGGAGCTGGTGCGCTACCTGGAGCACATGAAGAGCTGCGGCCGCCCAG GCGGGCTGTTCGTGGCGGGCATCAACCTGACAGAGAACCTGGAGTACGTCCTTGTGCACCCAGCCGGGTCCCTCAGGAAGATGACGCTCCCGCACCTGGCCTACCTGACCGCCTGGGTCCGCGAGCAGAGCCCCGGGCCGGGTGCGCGCTGCACCAACGTCATCGCGGGCGACTTTGTGGGTGCGGACAGCTTCATCAGCGACGTCATCCGGCTCAACGAGAAGCTGCTCCCGTGCTGACCGTGTCCTTCCCCCAGCTCGTCAAGCGTGTGCCACCAAGATTCGCCCTTTGTCTTCCTTTCTACGGCCGTTTGGGCTGCACATGGGGAGGCGAGCGGAGTCTGGGCAGCCGGGGCCAGTCCCTCAACCTCCTCCTGACTCAGGGCGTCCCCACGGGTGGCGCCTGGCCTCACTGTCCTTCGGCCTGTATTTGGGGTGGATTCCATGAACATGCTGATGATTGGAGCTGA
- the PLCXD1 gene encoding PI-PLC X domain-containing protein 1 isoform X4, producing MQRPCFHTGPGSGFGGHHPPPVCTVPVCGSEHRGEEGLVGDCPLGVTAGSHDTMTYCLNKRSPISHSQSWLLQLLGKLLPCVTRPMVLKWSVTQALDVTKQLDAGVRYLDLRVAHVPEGSRRNLHFVHFVYTTALVEDTLTEISEWLERHPREVVILACRDFEGLTEELHEYLVACVRNIFGDMLCPRGVPISPSGGADAASAVGAGPAGPPVVRGRAHAEPAPRAVAGAPLLVGRPGKAHGAGALPGAHEELRPPRRAVRGGHQPDREPGVRPCAPSRVPQEDDAPAPGLPDRLGPRAEPRAGCALHQRHRGRLCGCGQLHQRRHPAQREAAPVLTVSFPQLVKRVPPRFALCLPFYGRLGCTWGGERSLGSRGQSLNLLLTQGVPTGGAWPHCPSACIWGGFHEHADDWS from the exons atgcaaagaccctgtttccacaCAGGTCCTGGGAGTGGGTTTGGTGGCCATCACCCACCCCCTGTGTGCACCGTCCCCGTGTGCGGCTCTGAGCAcaggggggaggaggggctggtgggtgACTGTCCCCTTGGTGTCACCGCAGGGAGCCACGACACGATGACCTACTGCCTGAACAAGAGGTCCCCCATTTCCCACAGCCAGTCCTGGCTGCTGCAGCTTCTGGGCAAGCTCCTGCCGTGCGTCACCCGGCCCATGGTGCTCAAGTGGTCCGTCACCCAG GCGCTGGACGTCACGAAGCAGCTGGACGCGGGCGTGCGCTACCTGGACCTGCGCGTGGCGCACGTGCCCGAGGGCTCCCGGAGGAACCTGCACTTCGTGCACTTCGTCTACACCACGGCGCTGGTGGAG GACACGCTCACCGAGATCTCGGAGTGGCTGGAGAGACACCCGCGCGAGGTGGTCATCCTGGCCTGCAGGGACTTCGAGGGGCTGACGGAGGAGCTGCACGAGTACCTGGTCGCCTGCGTCAGGAACATCTTCGGGGACATGCTGTGTCCGCGAGGG GTCCCTATCTCCCCCTCAGGAGGTGCCGACGCTGCGTCAGCTGTGGGCGCGGGGCCAGCAGGTCCTCCTGTCGTACGAGGACGAGCGCATGCTGAGCCGGCACCGCGAGCTGTGGCCGGGGCTCCCCTACTGGTGGGCCGACCAGGCAAAGCCCACGGAGCTGGTGCGCTACCTGGAGCACATGAAGAGCTGCGGCCGCCCAG GCGGGCTGTTCGTGGCGGGCATCAACCTGACAGAGAACCTGGAGTACGTCCTTGTGCACCCAGCCGGGTCCCTCAGGAAGATGACGCTCCCGCACCTGGCCTACCTGACCGCCTGGGTCCGCGAGCAGAGCCCCGGGCCGGGTGCGCGCTGCACCAACGTCATCGCGGGCGACTTTGTGGGTGCGGACAGCTTCATCAGCGACGTCATCCGGCTCAACGAGAAGCTGCTCCCGTGCTGACCGTGTCCTTCCCCCAGCTCGTCAAGCGTGTGCCACCAAGATTCGCCCTTTGTCTTCCTTTCTACGGCCGTTTGGGCTGCACATGGGGAGGCGAGCGGAGTCTGGGCAGCCGGGGCCAGTCCCTCAACCTCCTCCTGACTCAGGGCGTCCCCACGGGTGGCGCCTGGCCTCACTGTCCTTCGGCCTGTATTTGGGGTGGATTCCATGAACATGCTGATGATTGGAGCTGA
- the PLCXD1 gene encoding PI-PLC X domain-containing protein 1 isoform X5, producing the protein MGGQLSAPGGGGSLPRPVNADWMSALCPRLWDVPLHHLSIPGSHDTMTYCLNKRSPISHSQSWLLQLLGKLLPCVTRPMVLKWSVTQALDVTKQLDAGVRYLDLRVAHVPEGSRRNLHFVHFVYTTALVEDTLTEISEWLERHPREVVILACRDFEGLTEELHEYLVACVRNIFGDMLCPRGVPISPSGGADAASAVGAGPAGPPVVRGRAHAEPAPRAVAGAPLLVGRPGKAHGAGALPGAHEELRPPRRAVRGGHQPDREPGVRPCAPSRVPQEDDAPAPGLPDRLGPRAEPRAGCALHQRHRGRLCGCGQLHQRRHPAQREAAPVLTVSFPQLVKRVPPRFALCLPFYGRLGCTWGGERSLGSRGQSLNLLLTQGVPTGGAWPHCPSACIWGGFHEHADDWS; encoded by the exons GGAGCCACGACACGATGACCTACTGCCTGAACAAGAGGTCCCCCATTTCCCACAGCCAGTCCTGGCTGCTGCAGCTTCTGGGCAAGCTCCTGCCGTGCGTCACCCGGCCCATGGTGCTCAAGTGGTCCGTCACCCAG GCGCTGGACGTCACGAAGCAGCTGGACGCGGGCGTGCGCTACCTGGACCTGCGCGTGGCGCACGTGCCCGAGGGCTCCCGGAGGAACCTGCACTTCGTGCACTTCGTCTACACCACGGCGCTGGTGGAG GACACGCTCACCGAGATCTCGGAGTGGCTGGAGAGACACCCGCGCGAGGTGGTCATCCTGGCCTGCAGGGACTTCGAGGGGCTGACGGAGGAGCTGCACGAGTACCTGGTCGCCTGCGTCAGGAACATCTTCGGGGACATGCTGTGTCCGCGAGGG GTCCCTATCTCCCCCTCAGGAGGTGCCGACGCTGCGTCAGCTGTGGGCGCGGGGCCAGCAGGTCCTCCTGTCGTACGAGGACGAGCGCATGCTGAGCCGGCACCGCGAGCTGTGGCCGGGGCTCCCCTACTGGTGGGCCGACCAGGCAAAGCCCACGGAGCTGGTGCGCTACCTGGAGCACATGAAGAGCTGCGGCCGCCCAG GCGGGCTGTTCGTGGCGGGCATCAACCTGACAGAGAACCTGGAGTACGTCCTTGTGCACCCAGCCGGGTCCCTCAGGAAGATGACGCTCCCGCACCTGGCCTACCTGACCGCCTGGGTCCGCGAGCAGAGCCCCGGGCCGGGTGCGCGCTGCACCAACGTCATCGCGGGCGACTTTGTGGGTGCGGACAGCTTCATCAGCGACGTCATCCGGCTCAACGAGAAGCTGCTCCCGTGCTGACCGTGTCCTTCCCCCAGCTCGTCAAGCGTGTGCCACCAAGATTCGCCCTTTGTCTTCCTTTCTACGGCCGTTTGGGCTGCACATGGGGAGGCGAGCGGAGTCTGGGCAGCCGGGGCCAGTCCCTCAACCTCCTCCTGACTCAGGGCGTCCCCACGGGTGGCGCCTGGCCTCACTGTCCTTCGGCCTGTATTTGGGGTGGATTCCATGAACATGCTGATGATTGGAGCTGA